The Erigeron canadensis isolate Cc75 chromosome 1, C_canadensis_v1, whole genome shotgun sequence genome segment TTTCGGATAATTCTGCTTCTTCATCTTGCTATATGTTTAATGCAAGTATgcttcttcaacttgttttgcTTAATCTGAATATCAAATCTTGGCTACCAAtcttgttcttttttatttaactgtaatatatgtatatatatacgcaatatatatatacgctgtatatatgttgtgtgtgtgtatatgggTTTTTCATTGCTTAAATCAATGCAAATCGCGATTACCTTGTCCATATATATGGTTATCTGCTATTAACTTCCTAATAGCTAACTAATCTATTATTAGATTTGATCtgttttttagttatttgtaatttatatatGATCTTAGTTATCTGTTATCAAttgttcaaaattttgattacCTGTTTGAAGGTGATATGATGTATGtttgaatatatgtatttgatcgaAATGGATCACCATTTTTGCACTTAACTTTTGTTGATTAGATTTCGATTGGAGAAAACACGGCCAAATTTTGGTGCGGCTATGATGTTAATGGGGTTGCCATTGCAGGATCTTGCTATTTTCAGGTGGGTGAATTAACGAGTGATGATTTTAAAGGCTTCAAGGAAATGATGATTGAAAGGTATACCTTATTTGAGCTACATAGGTGTCATCAAAACTTATGTTTTAGAAATGGTGTTTTGAATTAGTAGATAAAGTCTACTGTGTTTTGAGTCCAAATGGATGAAATGGTAATTTGAATCTGTTAGAACAGCTACAGTTGGTTTTGTATTGCATTTTTCTTACCTGTTTTTACTTTTCTTGGTTGACCCGAATGGATTTAGGGATGTTCAAGAAGCCTGCGCAATGTAATGTAGAAACTTGCAGAAACTCATAGTTCCTCATTGGGTTTGGTAATGATATAGCTTCTCTTAAATGCCTGTTTTTTGCTGCAGGCCGTTATTTGGTCACATTCTTGAAGCCTTGCATCTGGTGTATCTGTTGATAGTGAAAGAAATGCCAAATTGTCAAAACCACCCACGGGGGACTTCTGTTTGCTGTTTATGATCTATTCTGTTCGCTGTAAAAGCACCATACAGTACCTAATATTCTTATGTTCTTTGTTGTCTTGGCAGATCTTCATCAGGATTAGCCAAGTTAAGTAAGCCTTCTGGTAGCAGAATTCTTGCTAAACAACAGggagagaaaaaagaaacacCCCAGGAGCAACTTAAGCGGATTATGAACAAACAACTAAATAAGCAGAGTAAacttcattgtttttttttttgtcgacTTCATTATCACAAGAGTTTAATTAACACCATGTGTTCAAAATGGTGTTGCAAATTTGTGGACGTGGAGATGCTGCTCTTGTTAGTTCTAGGCTAAAATTTGCTGTTAATATCTTGTCTTCACAGTCAAGAAAGATAATGCTGCTGAAATGGCTAAGAAACGAGAACAAAAGCGACATAGACTTGAGAAACTTGCAGAAACCAGCAGACTATCGTTCAGACTATCTCGCTCCCCACCCCGTTCTGTAACATCTCTCCGGTCTCGTTCCATATCTCGCTCTCGCTCCCCAAGGTAACAACTATGTTTTGCTTCTGTGTGATTAATGAAAATAACCATTTAGGCATTATATAATTGAAGTTAATGAAAAACTAATTATAGCCAATTTTGCAGGATTGTAATTCGTAACAGAAGACTCGAAGAAATGTGGTACTagcttctatatatatttacttcatctaagtttaatttttatatttggttTCTAATCTTAAGTGTACATCTTTAAATTATTCAGCTAAgactgtaacaaccgtcttataaatattctaatttaGTTTCTTAAGTCGTACTTTCGACAtctgaacggctagacagtccaatctactttagttcttgacgtactttagacgcAAAATATGCtcttatttgaaggtcaattagatcttaaatcttgatttatgtgacggattatgaattagttcgataaaatatgaaggttcggttcataaatgttcgtgTCCATGAGTAatctagtgcaaaatgttcacaaatagtcccttggaaatacctagtgcattcatttggaaaatgtataaatagaatgtggtagtgtgagaaaattcactattcattcatcaccttcatttctcactctctctctaaaaacacatagtcaggaAACCTCTctaccaccattttcacacactaaaatcaccatcttgattttgggttggttaagtgaaatcatttgtactttcgggttccttgtgacgatcaaaacacgtttccaacaacaaatcacaggtaataacatcttttgagaatttgatcaaaacaaaagtgtactttttatgttcttgttcttgatgatttggtccgatttttgttaagaaatcatgtttacaagcaatgggtttgtgtctaaatgtgtttaacatcattttggtgaacaaatttaggtcataacgtgattaaattgcaaaacccatttttcataaatgaacataacttgttcttgaagtttAAAGTGTTCGTACGTTAATTTGATcctgaaatctgaaaatgtggtaagaaaatagtgttaatatgttaatatgtaCTACTATTACATCCTAACTCGTTCCAAGATCGACTTAGACCTCTATAGACTTGATTTCTTGGGTGCATGGGCTCGTGTTTATGTTCTTGAGCTGCTACTGCTGCTACTCGTTGTTGTTATGGGTGGTAGTGTTTGGAGTGTAAAGAAACGATCTCTTCTACTTTATCaagaaacgatctaaatgatcAGATCATGAAGAACGACCTCTTTAATGAAACTAAAACGACCTCTTTTGAAGAAGaagtctaaaacgatctaaacagAGTGAAGCGTAAAACGATCTGATGGCCAAGAACtagtagaacgatctaaaaagtTTGTCTAATGAAATGATCTAAACTAACCTAAGGCTAAGACGATCTAAATGATGAAGCAGTGAAACAATCTAAATGAACCTAAACCCAAAACGATCTCCTCCtgcttataagttataaaacgATCCTTTCCATTTAAAAATTGGAACGATCTCTTTTTGAAGTTTAGGACGACCTCTTGCTACGGactttgaaacgatcttgaccgATTCCTTGTGTAAAACGATCGGAATTCATAAACCCATGAAACGATCCAATTTCTGAATAATGAAACGATCTTATTTAAACTTGCTTAGTACTAAACAATCTAAGGACAGAACGATCTAAACATGGCAGGACTAGAACGATCTTTTTTTGATGAGTACCAAAACGACCTAAATAGAAGATTATAAAACGGCTCTTCAGCCAGAATTACGAAACTATCTGTTTGGAAATATAAAATGATCTCCTTGCTTATCCTGGGAAACAATCTATTCTTACTCGAGTATGGAAGTGACCTGTTTGAATTGGATATCAAGACGATTACCTGAGTATCTTCAAGACGACCTAATCTGCTTATGAGTCAAGACGATCTAAATAACCGAGACCCACCTATCCTTTTATTTGATCAGATAATCAACCTAGCCTTGTACGTAACTCAAGGACAGACCCTTGCTTGCAATATTCTTTGATTAAGAACAATCAAGACTACTCATAGACCTCAGAACTAATCCTTAAAATGGTCCAAGACAATGTTCATTTTACAAAATCCTAATCAAGTTCACTAATAAATGATGTACAGTTAATTAATGATATAATCAGGTTGTGTGTGTTCAAAGATGCACAAGTTGAGTTTAGTTCGAATACTTGAGTACATTTAAAGTCCAT includes the following:
- the LOC122585294 gene encoding uncharacterized protein LOC122585294 isoform X1, with the translated sequence MAVPVLTDLSQARSKDFFGFRIILLLHLAICLMQISIGENTAKFWCGYDVNGVAIAGSCYFQVGELTSDDFKGFKEMMIERSSSGLAKLSKPSGSRILAKQQGEKKETPQEQLKRIMNKQLNKQIKKDNAAEMAKKREQKRHRLEKLAETSRLSFRLSRSPPRSVTSLRSRSISRSRSPRIVIRNRRLEEMWY
- the LOC122585294 gene encoding CLK4-associating serine/arginine rich protein-like isoform X2, with amino-acid sequence MAVPVLTDLSQARSKDFFGFRIILLLHLAICLMQISIGENTAKFWCGYDVNGVAIAGSCYFQVGELTSDDFKGFKEMMIERSSSGLAKLSKPSGSRILAKQQGEKKETPQEQLKRIMNKQLNKQIKKDNAAEMAKKREQKRHRLEKLAETSRLSFRLSRSPPRSVTSLRSRSISRSRSPRLGS
- the LOC122585294 gene encoding CLK4-associating serine/arginine rich protein-like isoform X4: MFNARSCYFQVGELTSDDFKGFKEMMIERSSSGLAKLSKPSGSRILAKQQGEKKETPQEQLKRIMNKQLNKQIKKDNAAEMAKKREQKRHRLEKLAETSRLSFRLSRSPPRSVTSLRSRSISRSRSPRIVIRNRRLEEMWY
- the LOC122585294 gene encoding CLK4-associating serine/arginine rich protein-like isoform X3, with amino-acid sequence MFNISIGENTAKFWCGYDVNGVAIAGSCYFQVGELTSDDFKGFKEMMIERSSSGLAKLSKPSGSRILAKQQGEKKETPQEQLKRIMNKQLNKQIKKDNAAEMAKKREQKRHRLEKLAETSRLSFRLSRSPPRSVTSLRSRSISRSRSPRIVIRNRRLEEMWY